The following proteins come from a genomic window of Sorghum bicolor cultivar BTx623 chromosome 3, Sorghum_bicolor_NCBIv3, whole genome shotgun sequence:
- the LOC8079517 gene encoding RING-H2 finger protein ATL39, producing MSMGTPTSWLFASDNSRYSTRARLLFMGLSFAIGILTFLLYLAIWYLCSRRRQLRRRQRGELFAPGVGDTDGDHGMSADAIAALPTFVHGAEAPALDCPVCLGQVEAGEKVRRLPKCAHSFHADCVDAWLRAHSTCPMCRAAVGTAAAATATKQQAEVAAVVVVVPVSSPPAEALPPV from the coding sequence ATGAGCATGGGCACGCCCACCTCGTGGCTGTTCGCGTCGGACAACTCGCGGTACAGCACCCGGGCGCGGCTGCTCTTCATGGgcctctccttcgccatcggcATCCTCACGTTCCTCCTCTACCTCGCCATCTGGTACCtctgcagccgccgccgccaactcCGCCGCCGTCAGCGCGGCGAGCTCTTCGCGCCCGGGGTGGGCGACACGGACGGCGACCACGGCATGAGCGCGGACGCGATCGCCGCGCTGCCGACGTTCGTGCACGGGGCGGAGGCGCCGGCGCTCGACTGCCCGGTATGCCTCGGCCAGGTGGAGGCCGGGGAGAAGGTGCGGCGGCTGCCCAAGTGCGCGCACTCCTTCCACGCCGACTGCGTCGACGCCTGGCTCCGCGCCCACTCCACCTGCCCCATGTGCCGCGCCGCCGTCGGCACCgcagccgccgccaccgccaccaagCAGCAGGCCGAGGTggcggccgtcgtcgtcgtcgtccccgtCTCGTCCCCGCCGGCGGAGGCGTTGCCACCTGTGTAG